The following coding sequences are from one Mycolicibacterium aichiense window:
- a CDS encoding amidohydrolase, with amino-acid sequence MTMAADAIYVGGTIVTIDDLNPSATALAVRAGRITAVGDRDDVIAAHRGPSTREIDLDGATLLPGFLDPHSHYINSLTVANQVNVFAPPAGPGADVGAIVDSLRSFRDTHRVPAGEMIVAYGYDDTLMPGGRTLHKEDLDADFPANPVLVGHVSMHGAVLNSAAMRMFGITADTETPAGGVIVRKEGSTEPDGLVMETAFLPIFAAMPKPTPSQEIAWSKAGQMLYAAAGITTAHEGATHASDVELIYRAAEGGATLIDVVAYPFILELDEVLQRHPPETFGSYHNRVKLGGVKVTLDGSPQGRTAYFTTPYLTDGPDGQHNWCGELGFSQETVNGWFKKVYDLGLPLDIHANGDAAIDVALAAHEFAGAGDLGKDRLTVMVHSQFVRRDQLQRYVDYRIIPSFFTPHTFYFGDAHVRLRGKTQADFLSPMRAAIDLGLSPTNHTDFVVTPLDQMFVVWTAVNRISRGGDIIGADQRVTALEALKAITINAARQYREADVKGSLEVGKLADLVVLDDNPLTVDPMTIKDITVVETIKEGSTVYRA; translated from the coding sequence ATGACCATGGCTGCGGATGCGATCTATGTGGGCGGCACTATCGTCACGATCGACGACCTCAACCCGTCGGCAACCGCCCTGGCGGTGCGGGCCGGGCGGATCACCGCGGTCGGCGACCGAGACGACGTCATAGCCGCGCATCGGGGGCCCAGTACCCGGGAGATCGACCTCGACGGTGCGACGTTGTTGCCGGGTTTCCTCGACCCGCACAGCCACTACATCAACTCATTGACCGTCGCCAACCAGGTGAACGTGTTCGCTCCACCTGCCGGGCCAGGCGCCGACGTCGGCGCGATCGTGGATTCCCTCAGGTCATTTCGGGACACACACCGGGTGCCCGCCGGCGAGATGATCGTCGCTTACGGCTACGACGACACCTTGATGCCCGGCGGACGGACGCTGCACAAGGAGGACCTCGACGCCGACTTCCCGGCCAATCCGGTACTGGTGGGCCATGTTTCGATGCACGGCGCGGTGCTCAACTCGGCGGCGATGCGGATGTTCGGTATCACCGCGGACACCGAGACTCCCGCAGGCGGGGTGATCGTGCGCAAAGAGGGTTCCACCGAGCCCGACGGGCTGGTGATGGAGACGGCGTTCTTACCGATCTTCGCCGCCATGCCCAAGCCGACACCGTCGCAGGAGATCGCCTGGAGCAAGGCGGGGCAGATGCTCTACGCCGCGGCGGGCATCACGACGGCGCATGAAGGCGCCACCCACGCCTCAGACGTGGAATTGATCTACCGGGCCGCCGAAGGCGGAGCGACCCTGATCGACGTCGTTGCCTATCCGTTCATTCTCGAACTCGACGAGGTGCTGCAACGTCACCCTCCGGAGACGTTCGGCAGCTACCACAACAGGGTCAAGCTCGGCGGGGTGAAAGTCACCCTGGACGGCTCGCCACAAGGACGCACGGCATATTTCACAACGCCGTACCTGACCGATGGCCCTGACGGACAGCACAACTGGTGCGGTGAGCTCGGCTTCTCCCAGGAGACTGTCAACGGCTGGTTCAAGAAGGTCTACGACCTCGGCCTGCCGCTCGACATTCACGCCAACGGAGACGCGGCCATCGACGTCGCGCTTGCCGCCCACGAATTCGCGGGCGCCGGCGATCTCGGCAAGGACCGTCTCACGGTCATGGTCCACTCTCAATTCGTCCGCCGGGACCAGCTTCAGCGCTACGTCGACTATCGGATCATCCCGTCGTTCTTCACCCCGCACACTTTCTACTTCGGCGACGCGCACGTCCGGTTGCGCGGTAAGACCCAGGCAGACTTCCTGTCCCCGATGCGCGCGGCGATCGACCTCGGGCTCTCCCCCACCAACCACACCGACTTCGTCGTCACCCCGCTGGATCAGATGTTCGTGGTGTGGACGGCGGTGAACCGAATCTCGCGCGGCGGCGACATTATCGGGGCCGACCAGCGCGTCACCGCACTAGAGGCGCTGAAGGCCATCACGATCAACGCCGCACGCCAGTACCGCGAGGCGGACGTCAAGGGCTCGCTGGAGGTCGGCAAACTCGCCGATCTCGTTGTGCTGGATGATAATCCGCTGACGGTTGACCCGATGACCATCAAGGACATCACGGTCGTCGAGACGATCAAGGAAGGGTCTACCGTCTACCGCGCCTAG
- a CDS encoding glycoside hydrolase family 6 protein — protein sequence MSFAAGAVARWIAPFLTLAVVAGLVLGTAPVHTGPIRLADDAAPIGGSPFYVDPNSAAMRASKANPDSPELAYIANTPQAYFIDNLVPAAAVSTYLNGAWAAGAMPMLAIYSLPNRDCGSFAAGGFGSGEAYRGWIDRVASQIGGGPVTVILEPDALDMADCLSGSARQERFDLIRYGVDTLTRNPAAAVYVDAGHSRWLPADEIANRLNQVGIEKARGFSLNVSNFFTTDEEIGYGEAISGMTGGKPYVIDTSRNGNGPADGELYWCNPSGRALGVQPTTNTGNGHIDAFLWVKRPGDSDGSCGRGDPGPGHFVNSFAIELARNAGH from the coding sequence ATGTCCTTCGCTGCCGGTGCCGTCGCACGGTGGATCGCCCCGTTCCTGACCCTCGCTGTCGTCGCCGGGCTGGTACTCGGCACCGCGCCGGTTCACACCGGCCCCATCCGCCTCGCGGATGACGCCGCCCCGATCGGTGGATCGCCGTTCTACGTCGATCCGAACTCGGCGGCCATGCGGGCCTCGAAGGCGAATCCGGACAGCCCCGAACTGGCCTACATCGCCAACACCCCCCAGGCTTACTTCATCGACAACCTGGTGCCGGCCGCTGCGGTGAGCACCTATCTCAACGGGGCCTGGGCGGCCGGCGCCATGCCGATGCTGGCCATCTACTCGCTGCCGAACCGCGACTGCGGCAGCTTCGCGGCAGGCGGTTTCGGCTCGGGCGAGGCCTACCGCGGGTGGATCGACCGCGTCGCCTCCCAGATCGGCGGCGGCCCGGTGACGGTCATCCTGGAACCGGATGCCCTCGACATGGCCGACTGCCTGTCGGGCAGCGCGCGTCAGGAGCGCTTCGACCTGATTCGTTACGGCGTGGACACGCTGACCCGCAACCCCGCCGCCGCGGTGTACGTCGACGCCGGACACTCGCGGTGGCTTCCCGCGGACGAGATCGCCAATCGGCTCAACCAGGTGGGTATCGAGAAAGCCCGCGGCTTCAGCCTCAACGTCTCCAACTTCTTCACCACCGATGAGGAAATCGGTTACGGCGAAGCGATTTCCGGCATGACCGGCGGCAAGCCGTATGTCATCGACACCTCACGCAACGGCAACGGACCGGCCGACGGGGAGCTGTACTGGTGCAACCCGAGCGGCCGGGCGCTCGGCGTCCAGCCGACCACCAACACCGGAAACGGCCACATCGACGCGTTCCTGTGGGTCAAGCGTCCGGGTGACTCCGACGGGTCCTGCGGCCGGGGCGATCCGGGCCCGGGTCACTTCGTGAATTCATTCGCGATCGAGCTGGCGCGAAACGCCGGACACTGA
- a CDS encoding WS/DGAT/MGAT family O-acyltransferase: MKRLRGWDAVLLYSEAPNVHMHTLKVAIIELQDLGERTFGVEEFRQVIRGRLYKLDPFRYQLVTIPFKFHHPMWRENCDVDLEYHIRPWRVKEPGGRRELDEAIGEIASTPLDRDRPLWEMYFVEGLANGRIAVVGKIHHALADGVASGNLMARGMDLQSGPDPDQDFSTDPSPRRGELVRSAFADHFRQIAKLPSVIKYTADGMSRVRRSNRKLSPELTMPFTPPPSFLNHMLAPERRFATATLALAEVKETSKLLGVTINDMVLATAAGALRTLLLRYDGVADHPLLASVPVSFNFDPDRVSGNYFTGMMVAVPVDVEDPLERVRQTHDAAVLAKESHQLVGPELISRWSTYLPPAPAQALFKWLSTKDGQNKVLNLPISNVPGPREHGRVGGALVTEIYSVGPLTTGSGMNITVWSYVDQLNISVLTDSITVGDPHEVTEAMLAAFSEIRVAAGLSGELAVVETAMAQA, translated from the coding sequence ATGAAGAGATTGCGTGGCTGGGATGCTGTGCTGCTGTACAGCGAGGCTCCCAATGTGCACATGCACACCCTCAAGGTGGCGATCATCGAATTGCAGGACCTCGGTGAGCGCACCTTCGGTGTCGAAGAGTTCCGTCAGGTGATCCGGGGCAGGCTCTACAAGCTCGATCCGTTCCGGTACCAGTTGGTCACCATCCCGTTCAAGTTCCACCACCCGATGTGGCGGGAGAACTGCGACGTCGACCTCGAGTACCACATCCGCCCGTGGCGGGTGAAGGAGCCGGGTGGGCGGCGCGAACTGGATGAGGCGATCGGCGAGATCGCCAGCACCCCGCTGGACCGGGACCGTCCACTGTGGGAGATGTACTTCGTCGAGGGTCTTGCCAACGGGCGCATCGCCGTTGTCGGCAAGATCCATCACGCGCTGGCCGACGGTGTCGCCTCCGGGAACCTGATGGCGCGCGGGATGGATCTGCAGAGCGGTCCCGACCCGGACCAGGATTTCTCGACCGACCCCTCACCCCGCCGCGGTGAGCTGGTGCGCTCGGCATTCGCCGACCATTTCCGGCAGATCGCCAAGTTGCCGAGCGTGATCAAGTACACCGCCGACGGTATGTCCCGAGTGCGCCGCAGCAACCGCAAGCTGTCGCCCGAGCTGACCATGCCCTTCACCCCGCCGCCGTCCTTCCTCAACCACATGCTCGCCCCCGAACGACGGTTCGCCACAGCAACTTTGGCGCTCGCCGAAGTCAAAGAGACCAGCAAGCTCCTCGGTGTCACGATCAACGACATGGTGCTGGCCACCGCCGCAGGCGCCCTGCGCACGCTGCTGCTGCGCTACGACGGGGTGGCCGATCACCCGCTGCTGGCCTCGGTGCCGGTGAGCTTCAACTTCGACCCGGATCGGGTGTCGGGCAATTACTTCACCGGCATGATGGTGGCCGTCCCGGTCGACGTCGAAGATCCACTGGAGCGGGTGCGGCAGACCCATGACGCCGCCGTACTGGCCAAGGAGAGCCACCAGCTCGTCGGTCCAGAACTCATCAGCCGGTGGTCCACCTATTTGCCGCCTGCGCCGGCCCAGGCGCTGTTCAAGTGGTTGTCCACCAAGGACGGCCAGAACAAGGTGCTGAATCTGCCGATCTCGAACGTGCCCGGACCGCGCGAACACGGCCGGGTCGGCGGGGCACTGGTCACCGAGATCTACTCCGTCGGTCCGCTGACCACCGGCAGCGGGATGAACATCACCGTGTGGAGCTACGTCGACCAGCTCAACATCTCGGTGCTCACCGACAGCATCACGGTCGGCGACCCGCACGAGGTCACCGAGGCCATGCTGGCGGCGTTCTCCGAAATACGAGTGGCGGCAGGGCTTTCCGGTGAACTGGCGGTCGTCGAGACCGCGATGGCGCAAGCCTAG
- a CDS encoding alpha/beta hydrolase, which yields MTVNPWTTARWMMQAGPADYLMAMSMASAQLPVVGKHLEPLGALSAMSVWGAKQMPELLGAAAKSWLAPDAGRVRRVQRESTRQVAETGLRGVVLPEDLQIDWPAPDTKPPVARALEHRKHLYRSSVRYGDHPTQVLDVWRREDLPAEPAPVLVFVPGGAWVHGSRILQGYALMSHLAAQGWVCLSVEYRVAPHHPWPQHIHDIKAAIAWARANVDRFGGDRDFVAVAGCSAGGHLAALAGLTIDDPEFQEHLPEGSDTAVDAVVGIYGRYDWEDRSTPERMRFVDFLERVVVNKKQSKHGDLFRKASPIARIHPDAPPFLVVHGSGDSVIPVAQAQSFVERLRSVSHSPVGYVELPGAGHGFDMTDGARTGSVSTAIGLFLNRIHRDRAAMSTKEVI from the coding sequence ATGACGGTTAATCCGTGGACGACGGCCCGCTGGATGATGCAGGCGGGTCCGGCCGACTATCTGATGGCGATGAGCATGGCCTCAGCCCAGCTGCCCGTGGTCGGCAAGCATCTGGAGCCGCTGGGCGCGCTGAGCGCCATGAGTGTGTGGGGCGCCAAGCAGATGCCCGAGCTCCTCGGTGCGGCCGCCAAGTCGTGGCTGGCGCCCGACGCCGGCCGCGTGCGCCGAGTTCAGCGGGAGAGCACCCGCCAGGTCGCCGAAACCGGGTTGCGGGGTGTGGTGCTGCCCGAGGACCTGCAGATCGACTGGCCGGCGCCCGACACCAAGCCGCCGGTGGCGAGGGCCCTGGAGCACCGCAAGCATCTCTACCGTTCGTCGGTTCGCTACGGCGATCACCCGACCCAGGTTCTCGATGTCTGGCGTCGCGAGGATCTGCCCGCCGAGCCCGCACCGGTTCTCGTGTTCGTCCCGGGCGGCGCCTGGGTTCATGGCAGCCGCATCCTGCAGGGCTACGCACTGATGTCGCATCTGGCCGCCCAGGGCTGGGTGTGCCTGTCCGTGGAGTACCGCGTCGCGCCGCACCACCCGTGGCCGCAGCACATCCACGACATCAAGGCCGCGATCGCCTGGGCCCGCGCCAACGTCGACCGCTTCGGTGGCGACCGCGACTTCGTTGCCGTCGCCGGGTGTTCGGCCGGCGGTCACCTGGCCGCGCTGGCCGGACTGACCATCGACGACCCCGAGTTCCAGGAGCACCTGCCGGAGGGTTCGGACACCGCAGTCGACGCCGTCGTGGGTATCTACGGCCGGTACGACTGGGAAGACCGCTCGACGCCGGAACGCATGCGGTTCGTCGACTTCCTCGAGCGCGTGGTGGTCAACAAGAAGCAGAGCAAGCACGGTGATCTCTTCCGCAAGGCGTCACCGATCGCGCGGATCCATCCCGACGCCCCGCCGTTCCTGGTGGTGCACGGCTCCGGCGACAGCGTCATTCCCGTCGCGCAGGCCCAGAGCTTCGTCGAGCGGTTGCGCAGCGTGTCCCACTCTCCGGTGGGATATGTCGAATTGCCCGGCGCCGGACACGGTTTCGACATGACCGACGGTGCTCGCACCGGGTCGGTGTCGACAGCGATCGGTCTGTTCCTCAATCGGATCCACCGCGACCGCGCGGCGATGTCCACCAAAGAGGTCATCTGA
- a CDS encoding alpha/beta hydrolase translates to MNSSLTRLTAELRRPRPLARALVELANAANGFRPLGRQGYKTLVVFSFGWPTSEVPMLYLGGSVLDAARRGLRGDFRGRRGVAALALTAASWLFLLAIQRRNVTTPRPVLRDALVEGLGEDFTDVLDTLPGTPSPSGRPSGFSPVAALAPAWRTTWSRRRFVDKTSTISYGPHGRANLADVWRRRDLPREGKAPVLLEVPGGAWAIGWRRPQAYPLMSHLADRGWICVAMNYRVSPAHTWPDHIVDVKRALAWIKENIADYGGDPNFVAITGGSAGGHLAALAALTPNDPQYQPGFTDADTSVVAAVPVYGRYDWYTTHGNGRREFIGYLERLVVKRQFSRFRDIYTAASPIRRLRADAPPFFILHGEHDSVIPVDEARDFVAEFRTVAQAPVLYAELPGAQHAFDIFSSPRAHQSAEAVGQFLSWVYAKWSTKGEHA, encoded by the coding sequence ATGAACTCATCGCTCACACGGCTGACGGCTGAGCTGCGGCGCCCGCGCCCGCTGGCCCGCGCGCTCGTCGAACTGGCCAATGCCGCCAACGGATTTCGCCCACTGGGGCGCCAGGGCTACAAGACGCTGGTGGTCTTCTCGTTCGGCTGGCCCACCTCGGAAGTACCGATGCTCTACCTGGGCGGCTCCGTTCTCGACGCGGCACGGCGCGGCCTGCGCGGCGACTTCCGCGGCCGGCGGGGTGTCGCCGCGCTGGCGTTGACGGCCGCGTCATGGCTGTTCCTGCTGGCGATTCAGCGCCGCAACGTGACCACACCCCGACCGGTGTTGCGCGACGCGCTGGTCGAGGGGCTCGGCGAGGACTTCACCGACGTCCTGGACACGTTGCCGGGCACACCGTCCCCGTCGGGGCGACCCAGCGGCTTTTCTCCCGTCGCTGCGCTCGCCCCGGCGTGGCGGACCACCTGGTCGCGGCGACGTTTCGTCGACAAGACGAGCACGATCAGCTACGGACCGCACGGGCGGGCCAATCTGGCCGACGTATGGCGCCGCCGCGACCTGCCCCGCGAGGGCAAGGCGCCGGTGCTGCTGGAGGTTCCCGGTGGCGCGTGGGCCATCGGCTGGCGCCGCCCTCAGGCCTACCCGTTGATGAGCCACCTCGCCGACCGCGGCTGGATCTGTGTGGCGATGAACTACCGGGTCAGCCCGGCGCACACCTGGCCGGACCACATCGTCGACGTCAAGCGTGCGCTGGCCTGGATCAAGGAGAACATCGCAGACTACGGCGGTGACCCGAATTTCGTTGCCATCACCGGTGGTTCGGCCGGCGGGCATCTGGCGGCGCTGGCGGCCTTGACTCCCAACGACCCGCAGTACCAGCCTGGCTTCACCGACGCGGACACGTCGGTGGTGGCGGCGGTCCCGGTGTACGGGCGCTACGACTGGTACACCACGCACGGCAACGGCCGCCGCGAGTTCATCGGCTACCTCGAGCGCCTCGTCGTCAAGCGGCAGTTCAGCCGGTTCCGGGATATCTACACCGCCGCATCACCGATCCGGCGGTTGCGCGCGGACGCCCCGCCGTTCTTCATCCTGCACGGCGAGCACGACTCGGTGATCCCGGTCGACGAGGCGCGGGACTTCGTCGCCGAATTCCGCACGGTGGCACAGGCGCCGGTGCTCTACGCCGAATTGCCCGGCGCACAGCACGCTTTCGACATCTTCTCCTCGCCGCGGGCACATCAGTCCGCCGAGGCGGTCGGGCAGTTCCTGTCGTGGGTATACGCCAAATGGTCGACTAAGGGGGAGCATGCGTAA
- a CDS encoding DUF4436 family protein, producing the protein MRKHVRRVRDIGLRRVIIAAALLVAVLAASVAGYASSRNNTDQESFFGDGDNADRVNVTAWITKVDSATQQLSVTIIQVAPNGKLANPDGNFIQDVTLTTAAIGNWKAEIKAGDPAPDIEQRVGVDGAVTDYPFDRYTGQLEVHVFTPEGNNLPVALTVVNTDPFFGLNTSSVTSQGGVAVNLGLHRTMPTVIFAVFIMVLMLGLALGAVVAAFYILHWRRGLIFPACSMMAAILFALIPLRNAVPGNPPIGSIIDFGSFFIAEAVISISLISSIVLGFRHQRKIELAESAATEVLEKNPAEDSPTTATEYR; encoded by the coding sequence ATGCGTAAACACGTCCGGCGGGTCCGCGATATCGGGCTACGCCGAGTGATCATCGCTGCCGCCCTGCTGGTGGCCGTGCTCGCGGCGAGTGTCGCGGGGTATGCCTCCAGCCGGAACAACACCGACCAGGAAAGTTTCTTTGGCGACGGCGACAATGCCGACCGGGTCAACGTCACCGCCTGGATCACGAAGGTCGACTCTGCGACCCAACAGCTTTCGGTGACCATCATCCAGGTGGCACCGAATGGCAAGCTGGCCAACCCGGACGGCAACTTCATCCAGGACGTGACACTGACGACGGCCGCGATCGGCAACTGGAAGGCCGAGATCAAGGCGGGCGATCCCGCCCCGGACATCGAGCAGAGGGTCGGCGTCGACGGCGCGGTCACCGACTATCCGTTCGATCGCTACACCGGTCAGCTGGAGGTTCACGTCTTCACTCCCGAGGGAAACAATCTTCCGGTGGCCCTCACCGTGGTCAACACCGATCCGTTCTTCGGGCTCAACACCTCCTCGGTGACATCCCAGGGCGGTGTCGCGGTGAATCTCGGCCTGCACCGCACCATGCCCACCGTGATCTTCGCGGTGTTCATCATGGTGCTGATGCTGGGCCTGGCGCTCGGCGCGGTGGTCGCCGCCTTCTACATCCTGCATTGGCGACGGGGCCTGATCTTCCCGGCCTGCTCGATGATGGCGGCCATCCTGTTCGCGTTGATCCCGCTACGCAATGCGGTGCCTGGTAACCCGCCGATCGGTTCGATCATCGACTTCGGGTCGTTCTTCATCGCCGAAGCGGTGATCTCGATCTCGCTGATCTCCAGCATCGTTCTGGGCTTCCGGCATCAGCGCAAGATCGAACTCGCCGAAAGCGCCGCCACCGAGGTTCTGGAGAAGAACCCCGCCGAGGACAGCCCGACGACCGCCACCGAGTATCGCTAG
- a CDS encoding alcohol dehydrogenase catalytic domain-containing protein, with amino-acid sequence MRAVLIDTPGSVRVDDWPDPVLPGSTGAIVKVTAAAICGSDLHFYEGDYPLFQPLSLGHEAIGTVVEVGSDVRTVKVGDQVIVSSVAGCGACTGCATKDPILCASGPQVFGSGVLGGAQAELMAVPAADFQLLKMPENIDTEQALLLTDNLSTGWIAAKRADIPLGGTVVVIGLGAVGLCAVRSALFQGAARVYAVDPVAQRRERAARLGAIAIEPAAAPTVMEATDGLGAHSVIDAVGNDTTLDDSLATVRAGGTVSVVGVHNLNPYPFPAITALLRSLTFRMTTAPVQQTWPELIPLLQSGRLDVDGIFTTSLPLEQAADGYAAVAARSGEVVKVLLTP; translated from the coding sequence ATGCGCGCGGTGCTCATCGACACACCGGGATCGGTCCGGGTCGACGACTGGCCGGACCCGGTGCTGCCCGGATCGACAGGCGCGATCGTCAAGGTGACGGCGGCCGCCATCTGCGGCTCGGACCTGCACTTCTACGAGGGCGACTACCCGCTGTTCCAGCCTCTCTCGCTGGGCCACGAGGCCATCGGCACGGTCGTCGAGGTCGGCTCGGATGTGCGCACGGTGAAGGTCGGCGACCAGGTCATCGTGTCGTCGGTGGCCGGCTGCGGCGCCTGCACCGGCTGCGCGACCAAGGATCCGATCCTGTGCGCATCGGGTCCGCAGGTCTTCGGTTCCGGGGTGCTCGGCGGCGCGCAGGCAGAACTGATGGCCGTGCCGGCCGCCGACTTCCAGCTGCTCAAGATGCCGGAGAACATCGACACCGAGCAGGCCCTGCTGCTCACTGACAACCTGTCCACCGGCTGGATCGCGGCCAAACGCGCCGACATCCCGCTCGGCGGCACTGTGGTGGTCATCGGGCTGGGTGCGGTCGGGCTGTGCGCGGTGCGCAGCGCGCTGTTCCAGGGTGCGGCACGGGTTTACGCCGTCGACCCGGTCGCGCAGCGCCGGGAGCGGGCCGCCCGGCTCGGCGCGATCGCGATCGAACCGGCAGCCGCACCGACCGTCATGGAGGCGACCGACGGCCTCGGGGCGCATTCGGTGATCGACGCCGTCGGCAACGACACCACGCTCGACGACTCGCTGGCCACCGTGCGTGCCGGCGGCACGGTGTCGGTGGTCGGGGTGCACAACCTCAACCCCTATCCGTTCCCGGCGATCACCGCCCTGCTGCGCAGCCTCACCTTCCGGATGACCACTGCGCCGGTCCAGCAGACCTGGCCCGAACTCATCCCGCTGCTGCAGAGCGGGCGCCTCGACGTCGACGGGATCTTCACCACCTCCCTGCCACTGGAGCAAGCGGCCGACGGCTACGCCGCCGTCGCGGCGCGGTCGGGCGAGGTCGTCAAGGTCCTGCTCACGCCGTGA
- a CDS encoding flavin-containing monooxygenase codes for MTTNPYAGQPFTSSDQEIAAALEQVSIPTLLLSLVHITGDPRFIREFTQAGVFLNEVQGFMSEEDKAKARALALPIIADYRDRGCPGPVPLSPELIGEMLDWTACEHVDDEYRPMVLEEMDLEDVDPRRPAALDPAATADFPVVVIGCGESGLLAGIRLKQANIPFTIVEKNAGPGGTWWENSYPGARVDVANHFYCYSFEPSNDWSHYFAEQPELRAYFETVLARHQLDANVRWQTEVVSAEWSDDDGIWRVIVRDKDGAESALDARAVITAVGQLNRPALPDIEGADEFEGPAFHSAAWDHSVDLTGKRVALIGAGASGFQIAPAIADQVAHLTVFQRTAQWMFPNPMYHDSVPDGVRWAMNHLPYYNRWYRFLLLWPGADKGLEAARSDPDYVHPDDPNYAVSEINAMARLMFTDWITTQVGDDQELLAKVLPDYPATGKRTLQDNGTWLTTLRRDDVELVRTPIERITPHGVVTADGVTHDIDIIVYATGFRATEVLYPMRITGRDGVDLRASWGERPAAYLGITVPGFPNFFMLYGPGNHLAHGGSLIFNSELQMRYINSCLADIVENNWKTIEPTAEATAAWHRKHQDEINLMVWAHPSIEHSYFKNPDGEIHTVSPWRLPVYWNAIRTPDWSNFVVTKGE; via the coding sequence ATGACGACCAATCCGTATGCGGGCCAACCGTTCACGTCAAGCGATCAGGAGATCGCGGCGGCGTTGGAGCAGGTCAGCATTCCCACGCTGCTGTTGTCGTTGGTCCACATCACCGGCGATCCGCGCTTCATCCGCGAGTTCACGCAGGCCGGCGTCTTCCTCAACGAGGTGCAGGGCTTCATGTCCGAGGAGGACAAGGCCAAGGCTCGGGCGCTCGCCCTTCCGATCATCGCCGACTACCGCGACCGGGGCTGCCCGGGTCCGGTGCCGCTGAGCCCCGAACTGATCGGGGAGATGCTGGACTGGACGGCCTGCGAGCATGTCGACGACGAGTACCGTCCGATGGTTCTCGAGGAGATGGACCTCGAAGACGTCGACCCCCGCCGCCCGGCCGCGCTCGACCCGGCTGCGACCGCCGACTTCCCGGTCGTCGTGATCGGGTGTGGGGAGTCGGGTCTGCTTGCCGGCATCCGGCTCAAGCAGGCCAACATCCCGTTCACGATCGTGGAGAAGAACGCCGGCCCGGGCGGAACCTGGTGGGAGAACAGCTATCCCGGCGCCCGAGTGGATGTGGCGAATCACTTCTACTGCTACAGCTTCGAGCCGAGCAACGACTGGTCGCACTACTTCGCCGAACAACCCGAACTGCGGGCCTACTTCGAGACCGTGCTGGCCCGCCATCAGCTCGACGCCAACGTCCGCTGGCAGACCGAGGTTGTCTCGGCCGAATGGAGCGACGACGACGGTATCTGGCGAGTAATAGTGCGGGACAAGGACGGAGCCGAATCCGCTCTTGACGCACGGGCCGTCATCACCGCAGTCGGTCAACTCAACCGGCCCGCGCTGCCCGACATCGAGGGCGCCGATGAGTTCGAGGGGCCGGCCTTCCACTCCGCGGCGTGGGACCACTCCGTAGACCTGACCGGCAAGCGCGTCGCGCTCATCGGCGCGGGGGCCAGCGGCTTTCAGATCGCTCCGGCGATCGCCGACCAGGTGGCGCACCTGACGGTGTTCCAGCGCACCGCGCAGTGGATGTTCCCGAACCCGATGTATCACGACAGCGTTCCCGACGGCGTGCGGTGGGCGATGAATCATCTTCCCTACTACAACCGTTGGTACCGCTTCCTGCTCCTGTGGCCCGGTGCCGACAAGGGACTGGAGGCGGCCCGATCCGACCCGGACTACGTCCACCCCGACGACCCGAACTACGCGGTCAGCGAGATCAACGCGATGGCCCGCCTGATGTTCACCGACTGGATCACCACCCAGGTCGGCGACGACCAGGAACTGCTGGCCAAGGTGCTGCCCGACTATCCTGCGACCGGCAAACGCACGTTGCAGGACAACGGAACCTGGCTCACCACCCTGCGCCGCGACGACGTCGAATTGGTGCGCACCCCGATCGAGCGGATCACGCCGCACGGTGTGGTGACGGCCGACGGGGTGACCCACGATATCGACATCATCGTGTACGCCACCGGGTTTCGTGCCACCGAGGTGCTCTACCCGATGCGGATCACCGGCCGCGACGGAGTGGATCTGCGCGCTTCGTGGGGTGAGCGGCCAGCCGCATATCTCGGCATCACCGTGCCCGGGTTCCCGAACTTCTTCATGTTGTACGGCCCCGGCAACCACCTGGCGCACGGCGGCAGCCTGATCTTCAACTCCGAGCTGCAGATGCGCTACATCAACAGCTGTCTGGCTGACATCGTCGAAAACAACTGGAAGACAATCGAACCGACGGCCGAGGCCACCGCGGCGTGGCACCGTAAGCATCAGGACGAGATCAATCTGATGGTGTGGGCGCACCCGTCGATCGAACACTCCTACTTCAAGAATCCCGACGGGGAGATCCACACCGTGAGTCCGTGGCGGTTGCCGGTCTACTGGAATGCGATACGAACCCCGGACTGGTCGAACTTCGTTGTGACAAAGGGAGAGTGA